In Uranotaenia lowii strain MFRU-FL chromosome 2, ASM2978415v1, whole genome shotgun sequence, one genomic interval encodes:
- the LOC129743956 gene encoding uncharacterized protein K02A2.6-like, which translates to MGKRSISRAEAWALRLQSYTFEIKRVPGHSNVADALSRLIDKTQVDEPFDETSDKHLLYSINAGAIDISWQDIEKASELDEILKDVRNAIITDKWPPSLLQFQAHSKEIRAVGATLFRNDKIILPEELRTSALNSAHQGHIGISAMKRIMREYFWWPNMNKAIDVFVKNCKTCFILSRRNPPIPLSSRDLPEGPWEILQVDFLSINGFGYGELLMLVDTYSRYLCVVEMRQTDAKSTNRALSEIFYQWGLPLILQSDNGPPFQSDEFKEYWQNKGVKVRKSIPLCPQSNGSIERQNQGVLKALAAAKDEGRSWKSALYEYVHVHNTRKPHARLGITPFELLVGWQYRGVFPCLWEARENKTDLQEIRDRDAVSKLISKKYADARRGAIESEIQEGDTVAMLIPRKSKMDPSFSKEKYVVLKRTGAKVVIRSDRGVQYERNVRDVKMVPPAAVDFEDDSINGSEYSGDNDEIINNADGNHDAEEECVQPFLNEHDNNSANPSITAQGNLTNRPSRTIKKPEKFKNMFLYNIFH; encoded by the exons ATGGGTAAAAGGTCGATTTCGAGAGCAGAAGCCTGGGCGCTAAGGCTGCAGTCGTACACTTTTGAAATAAAGCGAGTACCCGGTCATTCGAATGTTGCCGATGCGCTCTCAAGGTTAATTGATAAAACACAAGTTGACGAACCCTTCGATGAGACAAGCGATAAACATTTACTCTATTCAATTAACGCTGGTGCTATTGATATTTCATGgcaagatattgaaaaagcatcCGAATTAGATGAAATCTTAAAGGATGTTCGAAACGCTATCATTACCGACAAATGGCCACCAAGCCTGCTTCAATTCCAAGCTCATTCAAAAGAAATTCGAGCTGTTGGTGCAACTTTGTTCAGAAACGATAAGATCATACTTCCGGAAGAACTGCGAACCTCTGCCCTGAATTCTGCTCATCAAGGCCATATTGGTATCAGCGCAATGAAACGGATAATGCGGGAATACTTTTGGTGGCCCAACATGAATAAGGCGATTGATGTTTTCGTAAAGAACTGTAAAACTTGTTTTATATTATCGCGCAGAAATCCTCCGATTCCATTATCAAGCCGCGATCTCCCAGAAGGGCCGTGGGAGATTCTACAAGTCGACTTCTTGTCAATAAATGGTTTTGGTTACGGAGAGCTATTGATGCTTGTTGATACGTATTCGCGATATTTGTGTGTCGTGGAAATGAGACAGACAGATGCAAAGTCTACTAATCGTGCCCTTTCGGAGATTTTCTATCAATGGGGTCTACCACTCATCCTTCAAAGCGACAATGGTCCCCCATTTCAAAGCGATGAATTTAAAGAGTATTGGCAGAACAAAGGAGTAAAGGTGCGAAAGTCGATCCCACTATGCCCGCAGTCAAACGGTTCTATAGAGAGACAAAATCAGGGAGTGCTAAAGGCTTTAGCTGCTGCTAAGGATGAAGGAAGGTCTTGGAAATCTGCCTTGTACGAGTACGTCCATGTTCATAACACAAGAAAGCCTCACGCACGACTCGGAATCACTCCATTCGAACTATTAGTCGGATGGCAGTACCGTGGTGTATTCCCGTGTCTCTGGGAAGCTAGAGAGAATAAAACTGACCTTCAAGAAATTCGTGATCGTGACGCAGTATCAAAGTTAATCAGCAAGAAATACGCAGATGCTCGCAGAGGAGCTATCGAATCCGAAATACAGGAAGGCGATACAGTGGCTATGCTGATTCCGAGAAAGAGTAAAATGGATCCATCATTTTCCAAAGAAAagtatgttgttttaaaacgaaCAGGGGCCAAGGTGGTCATTCGTAGTGACAGAGGAGTTCAATACGAAAGAAACGTTCGAGATGTTAAAATGGTACCACCAGCAGCTGTTGATTTCGAAGATGATTCGATAAACG gttcagaatATTCAGGAGATAACGACGAAATAATAAACAATGCAGACGGAAACCATGATGCGGAAGAGGAATGCGTGCAACCCTTTTTGAATGAGCATGATAATAATTCGGCCAATCCATCAATAACAGCCCAAGGGAACTTAACAAACCGACCAAGTAGGACCATAAAAAAgcctgaaaaatttaaaaacatgtttttgtataacatttttcattag